The proteins below are encoded in one region of Amycolatopsis acidiphila:
- a CDS encoding PQQ-dependent sugar dehydrogenase, translating to MRIRWGRAPWLVAACGVVLAGCASFDDRASGQTFEPAPDLTAPAAPQPELPELDGNSGGDGTTRPSAPQTSVPPPQGCTDFDKAVIATCLDTVAAVAALPGSDAAPAALAGERKSGRVLQVTGGAAATELIKLSVDASGDGGLTGLALSPSYAEDQLVFAYITTPTDNRVVRFTKGQQAKPILTGIPKGPTDNRGAITAFGNGTLLVATGDAGNPAAAADPNSLAGKVLRIDTAGNAATGNPTAGSRVFASGLHSPGGLCKSADAGRVWVTDEGATADALYRVNAGTSLAAPAWSWPDRPGLAGCADTGESLMIATSVAGNMQQVPITLDGSVGGQPKAMMDGKNGTGYGRYGGMDPVNTQYAVVGTVNKDGGTPVSSDDRVVIIQLQPNSGGGNGKD from the coding sequence ATGCGCATTCGGTGGGGACGGGCTCCGTGGCTGGTCGCGGCCTGCGGCGTCGTGCTGGCGGGCTGCGCGAGCTTCGACGACCGGGCGTCCGGGCAGACGTTCGAGCCCGCGCCGGATCTCACCGCGCCCGCCGCTCCGCAGCCCGAGCTGCCCGAGCTCGACGGCAACTCCGGCGGTGACGGGACGACCAGGCCCAGCGCGCCGCAGACGTCCGTCCCGCCGCCGCAGGGGTGCACCGACTTCGACAAGGCGGTCATCGCGACCTGTCTGGACACGGTGGCCGCGGTCGCGGCGCTGCCGGGTTCGGACGCGGCCCCCGCCGCGCTCGCGGGTGAGCGCAAGAGCGGCCGGGTCCTGCAGGTCACCGGGGGCGCGGCGGCAACGGAGCTGATCAAGCTGAGCGTGGACGCGTCGGGGGACGGCGGGCTGACCGGCCTCGCGCTGTCGCCGTCGTACGCGGAGGACCAGCTGGTCTTCGCCTACATCACGACGCCGACGGACAACCGCGTGGTCCGGTTCACCAAGGGTCAGCAGGCGAAGCCGATCCTGACCGGCATCCCGAAGGGCCCGACGGACAACCGCGGCGCCATCACCGCGTTCGGCAACGGCACGCTCCTCGTCGCGACCGGTGACGCGGGCAACCCCGCGGCGGCGGCCGACCCGAACTCGCTGGCGGGGAAGGTGCTGCGGATCGACACCGCGGGGAACGCGGCCACGGGCAACCCGACGGCGGGTTCGCGGGTGTTCGCGAGCGGGCTGCACTCGCCGGGCGGGCTGTGCAAGTCGGCCGACGCCGGCCGGGTGTGGGTGACGGACGAGGGTGCCACGGCGGATGCGCTGTACCGGGTGAACGCGGGCACCTCGCTTGCGGCGCCGGCGTGGAGCTGGCCGGACAGGCCGGGCCTGGCGGGGTGCGCGGACACCGGCGAGTCGCTGATGATCGCGACCTCGGTGGCCGGCAACATGCAGCAGGTACCGATCACGCTGGACGGTTCGGTGGGGGGCCAGCCGAAGGCGATGATGGACGGCAAGAACGGGACGGGGTACGGCCGGTACGGCGGGATGGACCCGGTGAACACCCAGTACGCCGTCGTGGGCACCGTCAACAAGGACGGCGGCACCCCGGTTTCCAGCGACGACCGCGTGGTGATCATCCAGCTGCAGCCGAACTCCGGCGGTGGGAACGGCAAGGACTGA
- a CDS encoding 2-hydroxyacid dehydrogenase, protein MTLTVLVPSDDGVRALAEIPDVKAVRYTPGEPLPLEAAQAEVLIPGTHRGDDRAALLGRLPNLKLVQLLSAGAEDWVGAVPEGVLLSTCRGAHGGSTAEWVVAVLLSIHRELGSFAADQAAGRWQRRGTDTLQGKRVLIVGAGDLGHQLRRRLEPFDAAVTMVGMRARDDVHSVDELPCLLGEHDIVVLMVPLTSRTHGMVDAAFLARMADGAVLVNAARGPIVQTEALLTELTSGRLRAALDVTDPEPLPAGHPLWTAPNLLLTPHVAGTVRDASLRSYAVAAAEIARYSGGELPHNLVHGEY, encoded by the coding sequence ATGACGCTCACGGTGCTGGTTCCCAGCGACGACGGAGTCCGGGCGCTCGCCGAGATCCCGGACGTGAAGGCGGTGCGCTACACGCCGGGCGAACCACTGCCCCTGGAGGCCGCCCAGGCCGAGGTCCTGATCCCTGGCACGCACCGGGGAGACGACCGTGCCGCGCTGCTCGGGCGACTGCCCAACCTCAAGCTCGTCCAGCTGCTGTCCGCGGGCGCGGAGGACTGGGTCGGCGCGGTGCCCGAAGGCGTGCTGCTCTCCACCTGCCGTGGCGCGCACGGAGGCAGTACGGCCGAATGGGTGGTCGCGGTCCTCCTTTCGATCCATCGCGAGCTCGGCTCGTTCGCCGCCGACCAGGCCGCCGGACGGTGGCAACGGCGCGGCACCGACACGCTGCAGGGCAAGCGGGTGCTGATCGTGGGCGCCGGCGACCTGGGCCACCAGCTGCGCCGCAGGCTGGAGCCGTTCGACGCGGCGGTGACGATGGTCGGCATGCGCGCCCGCGACGACGTCCACTCGGTCGACGAGCTGCCCTGCCTGCTCGGCGAGCACGACATCGTGGTGCTGATGGTGCCGCTGACCTCCCGTACCCACGGGATGGTCGACGCCGCCTTCCTCGCCCGGATGGCCGACGGCGCGGTGCTGGTGAACGCCGCCCGCGGCCCGATCGTGCAGACCGAAGCCCTGCTCACGGAGCTGACCTCCGGCCGGCTGCGCGCCGCGCTCGACGTCACCGACCCCGAGCCGCTGCCCGCCGGGCATCCACTGTGGACGGCGCCGAACCTGCTGCTGACCCCGCACGTCGCGGGCACGGTGCGGGACGCGTCGCTGCGGTCCTACGCTGTCGCGGCCGCGGAAATCGCGCGGTACTCCGGTGGCGAACTGCCGCACAATCTGGTGCACGGCGAATATTGA
- a CDS encoding DoxX family protein, translating to MTTQSDDYGRHNLFQDSGYFEGADDDTRLPDPEDRLGYDEDRSPQWHGGLSFGLLILRLVLGGTLGAHGLQKVFGLFGGPGIGEFSRILGDQGYTSQLSTLSWVGGITEIAGGALLILGLFTPAAAAALLAVTANAVYLKYQAGFFLGEGNGFEYHLVLAGMALALLFTGPGGISVDTNTPWRRRPVPYGIVGLVLAAGVVVAVTLLFRR from the coding sequence GTGACAACCCAAAGTGATGACTACGGTCGGCACAACCTGTTCCAGGATTCCGGCTATTTCGAGGGCGCGGATGACGACACCAGGCTGCCCGATCCCGAAGATCGCCTCGGGTACGACGAGGACAGATCGCCGCAGTGGCACGGTGGGCTGAGCTTCGGGCTGCTCATCCTGCGCCTCGTCCTCGGCGGGACGCTGGGCGCGCACGGCCTGCAGAAGGTGTTCGGCCTGTTCGGCGGCCCGGGGATCGGCGAGTTCTCCCGCATCCTCGGCGACCAGGGCTACACCAGCCAGCTCAGCACGCTGTCCTGGGTCGGCGGGATCACCGAGATCGCCGGGGGAGCGCTGCTGATCCTCGGCCTGTTCACCCCCGCCGCCGCGGCGGCGCTGCTCGCGGTCACTGCGAACGCGGTCTACCTCAAGTACCAGGCGGGGTTCTTCCTCGGCGAGGGCAACGGCTTCGAGTACCACCTCGTGCTTGCCGGCATGGCGCTGGCGCTGCTGTTCACCGGCCCCGGCGGCATCTCGGTCGACACGAACACGCCGTGGCGCCGCCGCCCGGTGCCGTACGGCATCGTCGGGCTGGTGCTGGCGGCCGGGGTGGTGGTGGCGGTGACCCTGCTCTTCCGCCGCTAG
- the ilvD gene encoding dihydroxy-acid dehydratase → MPALRSRTTTHGRNAAGARSLWRATGMTDSDFGKPIVAIANSYTQFVPGHVHLKNLGEIVAEAVAEAGGVAREFHTIAVDDGIAMGHSGMLYSLPSREIIADSVEYMVNAHQADALVCISNCDKITPGMLNAAMRLNIPTVFVSGGPMEAGKAVVVGGVAQAPTDLITAISASASPEVDEDGLSIVERSACPTCGSCSGMFTANSMNCLTEALGLSLPGNGSTLATHAARRALFSGAGRTVVELCKRWYGEDDESVLPRSVATKAAFENAMALDMAMGGSTNTVLHVLAAAQEGEVDFTIADIDAIGRRVPCLSKVAPNSDYHMEDVHRAGGIPAILGELFRAGLLNTEVHSVHSPSLEQWLSTWDIRAASPSPDAVELFHAAPGGVRTTEAFSTENRWSSLDTDAEGGCIRDIEHAYTKDGGLAILRGNLAENGAVIKAAGIDESLWRFQGPARVLESQEDAVSAILGKKVQPGDVLVIRYEGPAGGPGMQEMLHPTAFLKGAGLGKKCALITDGRFSGGSSGISVGHISPEAASGGVIGLVQDGDQVLIDVHERKLELLVDDEVLAERRAKMDAGERPWQPVDRQRPVTAALRAYARMATSADTGAVRDVNR, encoded by the coding sequence ATGCCTGCTCTGCGCTCCCGAACCACCACCCACGGCCGCAACGCCGCGGGCGCCCGTTCCCTCTGGCGGGCCACCGGCATGACCGACAGCGACTTCGGCAAGCCGATCGTGGCGATCGCCAACTCCTACACCCAGTTCGTGCCGGGCCACGTACACCTCAAGAACCTCGGCGAGATCGTCGCCGAGGCGGTGGCCGAGGCCGGCGGCGTCGCCCGCGAGTTCCACACGATCGCGGTGGACGACGGGATCGCCATGGGGCACAGCGGCATGCTCTACTCGCTGCCCTCGCGCGAGATCATCGCCGACTCCGTCGAGTACATGGTCAACGCGCACCAGGCCGACGCGCTCGTGTGCATCTCCAACTGCGACAAGATCACCCCGGGCATGCTCAACGCCGCGATGCGGCTGAACATCCCGACGGTGTTCGTCTCCGGCGGCCCGATGGAGGCCGGCAAGGCGGTCGTCGTCGGCGGGGTCGCCCAGGCGCCGACCGACCTGATCACCGCGATCTCCGCCTCGGCGAGCCCCGAGGTCGACGAGGACGGGCTGTCCATTGTGGAGCGGTCGGCCTGCCCGACCTGTGGCTCCTGCTCGGGCATGTTCACCGCGAACTCGATGAACTGCCTCACCGAGGCGCTCGGGCTCTCCCTGCCGGGCAACGGGTCCACGCTCGCCACCCACGCCGCCCGCCGCGCGCTGTTCTCCGGCGCGGGCCGCACCGTGGTCGAGCTGTGCAAGCGCTGGTACGGCGAGGACGACGAGAGCGTGCTGCCGCGGTCCGTCGCGACCAAGGCCGCGTTCGAGAACGCGATGGCGCTCGACATGGCGATGGGCGGCTCGACCAACACCGTGCTGCACGTCCTCGCCGCCGCGCAGGAGGGCGAGGTCGACTTCACGATCGCCGACATCGACGCCATCGGCCGTCGCGTGCCGTGCCTGTCGAAGGTCGCGCCGAACTCCGACTACCACATGGAGGACGTGCACCGCGCCGGCGGCATCCCCGCGATCCTCGGCGAGCTGTTCCGGGCGGGCCTGCTCAACACCGAAGTCCACTCGGTGCACTCCCCTTCGCTCGAGCAGTGGCTGTCCACTTGGGACATCCGCGCCGCCTCGCCGTCCCCGGACGCGGTCGAGCTGTTCCACGCGGCGCCCGGCGGGGTGCGCACCACCGAGGCGTTCTCGACCGAGAACCGCTGGTCCTCTTTGGACACCGACGCCGAGGGTGGCTGCATCCGCGACATCGAGCACGCCTACACCAAGGACGGCGGGCTCGCGATCCTGCGCGGCAACCTGGCCGAGAACGGTGCGGTGATCAAGGCCGCGGGCATCGACGAGTCGCTCTGGCGGTTCCAGGGCCCGGCGCGCGTGCTGGAGAGCCAGGAGGACGCCGTCTCGGCGATCCTGGGCAAGAAGGTCCAGCCCGGCGACGTCCTGGTGATCCGCTACGAAGGTCCCGCCGGCGGGCCGGGCATGCAGGAGATGCTGCACCCGACGGCGTTCCTCAAGGGCGCGGGCCTCGGCAAGAAGTGCGCGCTGATCACCGACGGCCGCTTCTCCGGTGGCTCGTCCGGCATCTCGGTCGGCCACATCTCCCCGGAGGCGGCCTCGGGCGGGGTCATCGGCCTCGTCCAGGACGGCGACCAGGTGCTGATCGACGTGCACGAGCGCAAGCTCGAACTGCTGGTGGACGACGAGGTGCTCGCCGAGCGCCGCGCGAAGATGGACGCCGGCGAGCGGCCGTGGCAGCCGGTGGACCGGCAGCGCCCGGTCACCGCGGCGCTGCGCGCCTACGCCCGGATGGCCACTTCGGCCGACACGGGCGCGGTCCGCGACGTCAACCGCTGA
- a CDS encoding purine-cytosine permease family protein, producing the protein MEDYSLRYTPAAFRKWSPWMVFLSCLVGISAMAGYALDAAFVNAFGFANALVGFAVAAAVTLPLTLVIAFAIARKHVDVDLLTRGSGFGYLGSTLTSLVYATYTLIFLAYEGAIMAQAVTALTGLDIHLSYVVVSAVMIPLTLYGMSFSAKFQAWTWPIWIALIGLALGTAATAPAAGHNMVHPATVSPGGLAGLTVLAVFTIAAAQLSLATQVGEQGDYLRLMPDPDRRNRGRWRLAVIMGGPGFALFAVGIFFASTLLVGYASTKVDAAHVGVPVDLFTAVYERLTGNHTVALILAGVLVLLSQIKINIMNTYSGSLSWSNFFSRLLHRHPGRAAWVFLQVGLSLVLMEIDIFDHIVEVLAWYSNIGVAWIAAMVADLVINKRWLKLAPPELVFHRAHLYNVNPVGFGSMIVAGALSMVAYYGAFGATAAALSPFIALAVAVVLPPIVAVLTSGRWYIARLSELPQNDGELPCSVCKGSYDVLDMATCPHHGGTICSLCCSTEGACHDACKSNAWRPPKGATPLGMPKFAPVKELEIA; encoded by the coding sequence ATGGAAGACTACTCACTGCGCTACACGCCCGCCGCGTTCCGCAAGTGGTCGCCCTGGATGGTCTTCCTCTCCTGCCTCGTCGGCATTTCCGCGATGGCGGGCTACGCGCTGGACGCGGCGTTCGTGAACGCCTTCGGGTTCGCCAACGCGCTCGTCGGCTTCGCGGTCGCCGCCGCGGTGACATTGCCGCTCACGCTGGTGATCGCGTTCGCCATCGCCCGCAAGCACGTCGACGTCGACCTGCTCACCCGCGGGTCGGGGTTCGGCTACCTCGGCTCCACCCTCACGTCGCTGGTCTACGCGACCTACACACTGATCTTCCTCGCCTACGAGGGCGCGATCATGGCACAGGCGGTGACCGCGCTGACGGGGCTGGACATCCACCTGTCCTACGTCGTGGTGTCCGCGGTGATGATCCCGCTGACGCTGTACGGGATGTCGTTCAGCGCGAAGTTCCAGGCCTGGACCTGGCCGATCTGGATCGCGCTGATCGGGCTCGCCCTCGGCACCGCCGCGACCGCGCCGGCCGCCGGGCACAACATGGTCCACCCGGCGACGGTGTCGCCGGGTGGCCTGGCCGGGCTGACCGTGCTCGCCGTGTTCACGATCGCCGCCGCGCAGCTGTCGCTGGCCACCCAGGTGGGGGAGCAGGGCGACTACCTGCGCCTGATGCCGGACCCGGACCGGCGCAACCGCGGCCGCTGGCGGCTCGCGGTGATCATGGGCGGCCCCGGGTTCGCGTTGTTCGCGGTCGGCATCTTCTTCGCCTCGACGCTGCTGGTCGGCTACGCCTCGACGAAGGTCGACGCGGCGCACGTCGGCGTGCCGGTGGACCTGTTCACCGCGGTCTACGAGCGGCTGACCGGCAACCACACGGTCGCGCTGATCCTCGCCGGGGTCCTCGTGCTGCTGTCCCAGATCAAGATCAACATCATGAACACCTACTCGGGCTCGCTGTCCTGGTCGAACTTCTTCTCGCGGCTGCTGCACCGCCACCCCGGCCGCGCGGCCTGGGTGTTCCTGCAGGTCGGGCTGTCCCTGGTGCTGATGGAGATCGACATCTTCGACCACATCGTCGAGGTGCTCGCCTGGTACTCCAACATCGGCGTCGCCTGGATCGCCGCGATGGTCGCGGACCTGGTGATCAACAAGAGGTGGCTCAAGCTCGCCCCGCCGGAGCTGGTGTTCCACCGGGCGCACCTGTACAACGTCAACCCGGTCGGCTTCGGCTCGATGATCGTCGCCGGGGCGCTGTCGATGGTCGCCTACTACGGCGCGTTCGGTGCGACCGCCGCCGCGCTCTCGCCGTTCATCGCGCTGGCCGTCGCCGTTGTCCTGCCGCCGATCGTCGCGGTGCTGACCTCCGGGCGCTGGTACATCGCGCGGCTGTCCGAGCTGCCGCAGAACGACGGCGAGCTGCCGTGCTCGGTCTGCAAGGGCAGCTACGACGTGCTCGACATGGCGACCTGCCCGCACCACGGCGGCACCATCTGCTCGCTCTGCTGCTCGACCGAGGGCGCCTGCCACGACGCCTGCAAGTCCAACGCCTGGCGCCCGCCCAAGGGCGCGACGCCGCTCGGCATGCCGAAGTTCGCCCCTGTCAAGGAACTGGAGATCGCGTGA
- a CDS encoding cysteine hydrolase family protein, which translates to MKALLVVDMQNGFCHPDGSLPKLGAALAGVDAAVSNTAVAVAHARATGMPVVFTRHVYRPGFYDEGPWLAGRSPGLAAVGGLLAGSWDGDVVDGLGRREDDLVVDKCRLDAFQWTSLEPLLRGLAVTELVACGVVTNFCVETTVRSAIMRDFEVTLLEDCCAAQTPRLHEVGVEVMRDCGFATVTSVAEFAGVAVAA; encoded by the coding sequence ATGAAGGCCCTGCTCGTCGTCGACATGCAGAACGGTTTCTGCCATCCGGACGGCTCACTGCCCAAGCTCGGCGCCGCGCTCGCCGGCGTCGACGCGGCGGTGTCCAACACCGCCGTCGCCGTGGCGCACGCGCGGGCCACCGGGATGCCGGTGGTGTTCACCCGCCACGTCTACCGGCCCGGCTTCTACGACGAGGGGCCGTGGCTCGCCGGGCGCAGCCCCGGCCTCGCCGCCGTCGGCGGGCTGCTCGCGGGCAGCTGGGACGGCGACGTCGTCGACGGGCTCGGCCGTCGCGAGGACGACCTCGTGGTCGACAAGTGCCGGCTCGACGCGTTCCAGTGGACCTCGCTCGAACCACTGCTGCGCGGGCTCGCCGTCACCGAGCTGGTGGCGTGCGGGGTGGTCACGAACTTCTGCGTCGAGACCACCGTGCGCTCCGCGATCATGCGGGACTTCGAGGTCACCCTGCTCGAAGACTGTTGTGCCGCACAGACTCCGCGGCTGCACGAGGTGGGCGTCGAGGTGATGCGGGACTGCGGGTTCGCGACCGTCACGTCCGTCGCCGAGTTCGCCGGGGTCGCGGTGGCGGCATGA
- a CDS encoding GntR family transcriptional regulator: MRPVSQQRVHEVRRLRDMLRGAVQGGHYPGGHLPSEAELMASHRASRATVREALALLRAEGLIERTQGIGTHTAVKPVKTSLPEAHGVIKPARNSLLNQRMRPRELDRSIVPAPATVAGRLGVAAATPCLRLEYLALHDEEPIAVATNYVLFPEAGLLLDTPFVSDWYRLLDDAGVELSDSEFIFDGELADAPLASVLAVREGAPLILMEQLIYDHAGRPFDLAFIHTRGERFRFVSRGHKELS, translated from the coding sequence ATGAGACCCGTATCCCAGCAGCGAGTGCACGAGGTGCGCCGCCTGCGGGACATGCTGCGCGGGGCCGTGCAGGGCGGGCACTACCCAGGCGGCCACCTGCCCAGCGAGGCCGAGCTGATGGCGTCGCACCGCGCTTCGCGGGCGACCGTGCGCGAGGCGCTGGCGCTGCTGCGCGCGGAAGGCCTCATCGAACGCACGCAGGGGATCGGCACGCACACCGCGGTCAAGCCGGTGAAGACATCCCTGCCGGAGGCGCACGGGGTGATCAAGCCGGCCCGGAACAGCCTGCTGAACCAGCGGATGCGCCCGCGCGAGCTGGACCGGTCGATCGTGCCCGCACCCGCGACCGTGGCCGGACGGCTCGGCGTCGCCGCCGCGACCCCGTGCCTGCGGCTGGAGTACCTGGCGCTGCACGACGAGGAGCCGATCGCGGTCGCCACCAACTACGTGCTCTTCCCCGAGGCCGGTCTGCTGCTGGACACGCCGTTCGTCTCCGACTGGTACCGGCTGCTCGACGACGCCGGCGTGGAGCTGTCGGACTCGGAGTTCATCTTCGACGGCGAACTGGCCGACGCACCGCTGGCGTCGGTGCTCGCCGTGCGCGAGGGCGCACCGCTGATCCTGATGGAACAGCTCATCTACGACCACGCCGGGCGCCCGTTCGACCTGGCCTTCATCCACACCCGCGGCGAACGGTTCCGGTTCGTCTCGCGCGGCCACAAGGAGTTGTCATGA
- a CDS encoding amidase: MTELPQTLTDAAKALREGTVTSVALTEAAIAAADAQDAAIGTYLARFDEYALERAATADAELARGEDRGPLHGIPFGVKDILAMAEGPTTAQSLILDRTWGAGRDAPVVSRVKAAGAVITGKTTTMEFACGMPDAAKPFPIPRNPWNPGTWTGGSSSGTGSGVAAGMFLAGLGTDTGGSIRIPAAFCGVSGLMPTFGRVPKSGCVPLGYSLDHIGPLARSARDCAAVLEVLAGPHASDPDCVDAPFTAPEFTGDLSGLRVGVVREHHFPEGSDPALAATFDAAAAVLAEQGATVVEVTLPYWQEMITADLVTMGCEALAYHRADLTGRWTDYFVGTRAMMATGAMVSGADYVQAQRVRRVAQDAVAALFETVDVIACPTASTGAPEIEDLAGPDGQPDVGAMFETVHTPYWDSVGNPVLAVPMGFTAGGMPLSLQLAGPAFGEAAILRAGEAFQQSTDWHLRVPEPAIRAAA, encoded by the coding sequence ATGACCGAGCTTCCCCAGACCCTCACCGACGCCGCCAAGGCACTGCGCGAAGGCACCGTCACCTCCGTCGCGCTCACCGAGGCCGCGATCGCGGCTGCCGACGCCCAGGACGCGGCGATCGGGACCTACCTCGCCCGCTTCGACGAGTACGCGCTCGAACGCGCCGCGACCGCCGACGCCGAGCTGGCGCGCGGCGAGGACCGCGGCCCGCTGCACGGAATTCCCTTCGGCGTGAAGGACATCCTCGCGATGGCCGAGGGGCCGACGACCGCGCAGAGCCTGATCCTCGACCGCACCTGGGGCGCGGGCAGGGACGCGCCCGTGGTGTCCAGGGTGAAGGCCGCGGGCGCGGTGATCACCGGCAAGACCACGACGATGGAGTTCGCCTGCGGGATGCCCGACGCGGCCAAGCCGTTCCCCATCCCGCGCAACCCGTGGAACCCCGGGACGTGGACCGGCGGTTCCAGCTCGGGCACCGGCAGCGGGGTCGCCGCCGGCATGTTCCTGGCGGGCCTCGGCACCGACACCGGCGGCAGCATCCGCATCCCGGCGGCGTTCTGCGGGGTGAGCGGGCTGATGCCCACGTTCGGCCGGGTGCCGAAGTCCGGTTGCGTGCCGCTGGGCTACAGCCTCGACCACATCGGGCCGCTGGCCCGCAGTGCCCGTGACTGCGCGGCGGTCCTCGAGGTACTCGCCGGGCCGCATGCGAGCGACCCGGACTGCGTGGACGCGCCGTTCACCGCGCCGGAGTTCACCGGCGACCTGAGCGGGCTGCGGGTCGGCGTCGTGCGCGAGCACCACTTCCCCGAGGGCAGCGACCCCGCGCTGGCGGCCACGTTCGACGCCGCGGCCGCGGTACTCGCCGAGCAGGGGGCGACGGTCGTGGAGGTCACGCTGCCCTACTGGCAGGAGATGATCACCGCGGACCTGGTCACCATGGGCTGCGAGGCCCTTGCCTACCACCGCGCCGACCTGACCGGCCGCTGGACCGACTACTTCGTCGGGACACGCGCGATGATGGCGACCGGCGCGATGGTCTCCGGGGCCGACTACGTGCAAGCGCAACGGGTCCGGCGCGTCGCGCAGGACGCCGTCGCGGCGCTGTTCGAGACGGTGGACGTGATCGCGTGCCCGACGGCGTCGACGGGCGCGCCGGAGATCGAGGACCTCGCCGGACCCGACGGGCAACCCGACGTCGGCGCGATGTTCGAGACGGTCCACACGCCGTACTGGGACAGCGTCGGCAACCCGGTGCTCGCGGTGCCGATGGGCTTCACCGCCGGCGGGATGCCGCTTTCGCTGCAGCTGGCCGGGCCCGCGTTCGGGGAGGCGGCGATCCTGCGCGCGGGCGAGGCCTTCCAGCAGAGCACCGACTGGCACCTGCGAGTGCCCGAACCCGCCATCCGCGCCGCCGCCTGA
- a CDS encoding PH domain-containing protein: MSETAEPTQPVRKRRKATFRVPLIALLAIFGLMVCLAPTAFADVPGLWALYVIPLALIVYVVRARTVATPEGLAVRTVFGHRDLPWEALKGLSISKRAKVRAVLTDDSTIPLPSVRTRHLPVLALVSGGRLEDPTGLVDDLITAPVKQQEKQPEE; encoded by the coding sequence GTGTCCGAAACAGCCGAGCCGACGCAGCCCGTCCGGAAGCGCAGGAAGGCGACGTTCCGCGTCCCCCTGATCGCCCTGCTCGCCATCTTCGGCCTGATGGTGTGCCTCGCGCCCACCGCGTTCGCCGACGTGCCCGGGTTGTGGGCGCTCTACGTGATCCCGCTGGCGCTCATCGTCTACGTGGTGCGGGCCAGGACCGTCGCGACGCCGGAGGGGCTGGCCGTGCGCACCGTGTTCGGCCACCGCGACCTGCCGTGGGAGGCGTTGAAGGGGTTGTCGATCAGCAAGCGCGCCAAGGTGCGCGCGGTGCTGACCGACGACAGCACGATCCCGCTGCCGTCGGTCCGCACGCGTCACCTGCCCGTGCTGGCCCTGGTCTCCGGGGGCAGGCTCGAGGACCCGACCGGGTTGGTCGACGACCTCATCACGGCTCCGGTGAAACAGCAGGAGAAGCAGCCGGAGGAGTAG